From Asterias rubens chromosome 6, eAstRub1.3, whole genome shotgun sequence, one genomic window encodes:
- the LOC117291641 gene encoding ubiquitin-conjugating enzyme E2 G2-like: MAGAALKRLMAEYKQLTINPPEGIIAGPLNEDNFFEWEAMITGPEGTCFEGGVFEAQLVFPPDYPLNPPKMKFKSEMFHPNIYADGRVCISILHAPGDDPMGYESSAERWSPVQSVEKILLSVVSMLAEPNDESGANVDASKMWRDERDKFDKIAKGIVRKSLGISASAT, from the exons ATGGCTGGGGCAGCATTGAAACGCCTCATGGCTGAGTATAAAC AACTAACAATAAATCCTCCAGAGGGAATTATTGCAGGACCTTTAAATGAAGATAACTTTTTTGAATGGGAAGCTATGATCAC TGGCCCAGAAGGAACATGTTTTGAAGGGGGTGTTTTCGAGGCACAGCTCGTCTTCCCTCCTGACTATCCGCTCAATCCACCGAAGATGAAGTTTAAGAGTGAGATGTTTCACCCAAATA TCTATGCTGATGGTAGAGTGTGTATATCCATTCTACATGCACCAGGGGATGATCCTATGGGATATGAGAGCAGTGCTGAGAGATGGAGTCCAGTGCAGAGTGTAGAGAAGATTCTACTATCAGTTGTCAGTATGCTAGCAG aaccaaatgATGAAAGTGGGGCAAATGTAGACGCCTCGAAGATGTGGCGAGACGAAcgtgacaaatttgataaaatagcaAAAGGGATCGTTCGAAAGTCCCTTGGaatctctgcatcagccacttga